Genomic segment of Ignavibacteria bacterium:
GCAATTGCAGCAACGGACCTGGCCGAGGTAATCGGGACGGTGCTGGGGCTGAATATGCTCTTCGGGATCCCTCTTTTGTGGGGATGCGCCGTAACTGCTTTTGATACATTCCTTCTGCTTGCAATTCAAAGGCTTGGTGTAAGGAAGATGGAAGCCTTTATTGTAATGCTGATCAGTACGATTGCATTATGTTTTTTACTGGAACTGTTCTTTACGAGTCCCGACTGGGGCGGTGTGGTTACAGGATTTGTTCCCCGTCTTCCCGATGGAGCCTTATACGTTGCAATAGGAATAATCGGGGCCACGGTAATGCCTCACAACTTATATCTTCATTCATCGCTCGTGCAGTCGAGGGCAATACCGCAGACATACACCGGGAAAGCCGAGGCGTGCAAGTTCAATCTTCTGGATTCAGCCGTTGCGCTTAACGCGGCATTTTTTGTAAATGCGGCAATTCTGGTACTCAGTGCCGCAACGTTTTTCAGCAGGGGTATTGAAGTAACTGAAATCCAGCAGGCGCATAATCTTCTGCAGCCGATACTTGGCACGGCTCTGGCGCCTGCGTTATTTGCCATTGCGCTTTTAGCTGCGGGGCAGAGTTCCACGCTGACGGGAACGATTTCGGGACAGATAGTTATGGAAGGGTTCCTGAATTTCAAAATGAGGCCGTGGTTAAGAAGGGTTCTGACCAGGGGAATTGCACTTCTTCCGGCTGTTATTGTCATTGCCATTTCCGGAAGCCAGGGAGTCTACCAGCTTTTAATATTTTCGCAGGTGGTATTAAGCCTTCAGCTTCCCTTTGCGGTTATTCCGCTCATTCATTTTACTTCTGATACGGGGAAGATGGGGAGTTTCACCAACAAGCTGTGGGTGAAGGTAGCCGCGTGGATTGTTGCAGGTGCAATTGTTGTATTGAATATGAAGCTTGTAATAGATGCCATGGGAGAGTTTTCCAAAGACCTGGCACTTCCCTATTATGTTTTAGTTCTTGCCGGGGCAGTTTTTCTGGCTGCGGTTCTGCTGTATATATTATTTGCCCCAATATTCGGAAAGCGGAGAGTATGGGAAAGCGGAATTGTAACGCGCGGGCAAACAGTAGCGCAAGGTTTGACGCACAGGCCGATCAGGCATATTGGTGCTGCATTGGAAAACGGGCCTGGTGACAATGACGTAATTTCCATGGCCCTTTCGCTTGCCAGGCCCGATCACTCTATCATTACGCTCATACACGTAATTGAGTCGCCGGGAACGTATGTATACGGTGATGAAAGTGACAGCAGGCATTCCCGCCAGGACGAGGCCTACATGGAGGAGCTGGTTCGTGAGATTGAGAGGCCGGATCTTCCGGTGGAGATATGCCTGAGGGTAGGCAATCCGGTGCAGGTTTTAATAACGGCGGCGCGGGAATTAAAGCTGGACATGCTGGTTATGGGTTCTCACGGGCATACGGGTTTAAGCGACATAATTTTCGGGCAGACGATTACGGGAGTAAGGCACGCGCTTGAGATACCGGTTCTGACGGTAAGGGTAACGGACACGAGGGTTGAGACGCCGATGGTGGAGGAGAATAAAAGTCCAACGTCCGAGGTCCGACGCCCGACGGAATGAGGAAAAGAAGGTCCGACGTCCGGGAGAATGAGCAGGTTCGACGTTCTACTGTAAATACAATTTTTTGATAAAAAGAAGGCCGGTTTTCCATTGAAAACCGGCCATATTATAGATCAGCAACAAAAGGAACTGCGTGGTTACTTTGCAGGCCGTAATGTGTCAGAAATGCATCTTAACATCACGCAATCTTTTATTACATTATATATATATGGTGACGAGGAGCGTTTTCGGAAAATTTTTATTAAAAAAGAAAAAATTCCCGGTTTTTGTGCATTTTTTTACCTTTTAAGGTGCTTTTATCAACTTATTTCCTTAGCTTGCAAGGTATTTTCTTCCAATTTAATTGCTGAAGTCGTTCTTACACCTGTGATTACTGCGTTTATTGATGAATTCCGCCCGCAGGTTATTCGGAAATATTGTTGCTTTTTAATTATTAGTTACTATCTTTATTCAATTCAATATTTAAGTTAGCTAATGCTGTTTGACAGATATCAAAAGTACCTGAATAATAAAAATGTAGCTTTCAAAGTCGCTCTTGTATATGCTTTTCTGGGCGGGCTATGGATACTCACGTCAGATTGGATTCTGGGCAAATTTGTTTCCAATCTTGAGGAGTCGGTTACAATCAGCATTTATAAGGGGATTATGTTTATCCTGCTGACCAGTCTTTTAATATTCGGACTGATCAGTTTTTATATGAAAAGGATAAACAGTTATGTTGAAAGCAAGATCATGGCTGAGAAGGAAGTCCAGAGGAAGAACGTCCAGCTTAAGGTCTTAAACCATGCCTCACGCGACATTAATTCCGTACTGGAAGTCTCTGAGATTATGCGCAAACTGGTTTTTTACGCTTTTGACCTCACGGGAGCCACAGGCGGGGGAACCGGTTTTATACAGAACGGCATGATGACTTTCACAGAGTACAACGATAAAGGCAATATATTCCCTGTAAATTTTACATTTGCCGAAGGCTACGGTGTACCGGGCCACGTTATGGCTACACACCAGGCTTATCTTACAAATGATGCTGCAAATGATCCATACGTCATTCCTGAAATACAAAAGGAATTAAAGTTTACTTCCCTTCTGGATGTGCCAATCCTGGATAAAGACGGCAGACTGGCCGGATGCTTTGAGATTCATAATAAGCCCGAGGGATTTAACGACGAAGACAAAAAGCTCCTGGAGTCGCTTTCTACCATAGCAGCTATTGCCCTTGAGAATGCAGGCATACTGGCAGAGTACAGAAAAGTGCAGTCGGCACTGCAGGAAAGCGAAGAGCGTTTCAGGGTAGCTCTGAACAGGGCCCCCTTCCCTATGGCTATTCACTCATCTGACGGCAAGATAATACATCTCAATGAGGCCTGGACCAAGATCAGCGGCTATGCTCACGAAGAAATCCCTACAATAAGCGACTGGGCGGAAAAAGCATACGGCAGCAGCAATAAAGACGCGATGGTGCAGGTAATAAGCAGTTACTACACTAAGAAAGTAAGCATAAAAGATATCGATTATGTAATAAATACAAAATACGGCACTTCAAGGATATGGAGTTTCGACAGAGCAGATCTGGGAAACCTGCCTGACGGGAAGAGCCTGGTGCTGACGGTGGCAGCTGATCTTACGGATATAAGAAATGCCGAATATAAGCTCAGGCAGCAGCAGGAGGAACAGCTGGAAATATTCAATTCCGTGCCGGCTTTAATATTTTTCAAAAATCTTAAAAACGAGTTTATATGGGTGAACGACACGGCTGATAAGTGGTTCACCTGTCCAAAGGAGGACCTTGTCAACAGGCCGCTGTCCGAAGTATTCCCCGGCGAGGGAGAGGGTTATTACGATTCCGATAAAATAGTAATTGAGACGCAGAGACCCGTCAGGGATGTCGTGGAGCAGATGACAACCCGTGAGGGCCAGAGATGGATTAAGGTTGACAAGATTCCTTTTAAGGATGAACAGGGAAACATAAAAGGAATTGTAGGCATAGCCTCTGATATTACGAATCTCAAGGAAGCTGAAGAGGAGCTTATTAAGGCGAAGGAAAAGGCGCAGGAAGCCGACCGCCTGAAGAGCGAATTTCTGGCGCAGATTTCGCATGAGATCAGAACGCCGATAAATGTAATACTCAGCTATGTATCGCTTTTGAAGGAAGAGATGCAGGAATCTATTAGTGAGCTGACGGAGTACAGCTTTAATGCCATAGACAACAGTGGCAGAAGGTTAATCAGGACGATAGACCTTATACTCAACATGTCGGATGTACAGGCCGGGCGGTATGAATGTCTTTACGAGGAGCTGGATCTGGAAAAGGATGTGCTGAAGCATATTCTGCATGAATTCTCTTCGGCGGCCGATTCCAGGGGGCTGCGCATAAGGCTTAACAGAGGCAATTCCATACCGAAGGTAAAGGCTGACAGCTATACTGTAGGGCAGATATTTATTAATCTTATTGATAACGCCATCAAGTACACGCCCAAAGGAGAAATAGCAGTAAGTTTATGGGAGAATAGCGGACTGGTTTATGTTGAGATATCTGACACCGGGATCGGGATGTCTGAAGAGTTTATGGACAAGCTGTTTGAGCCTTTTGTACAGGAAGACACAGGCTACACTCGCCGTTTTGAAGGCAATGGTTTGGGTCTTGCTCTGGTGAAAAAGTACTGCGAGCTAAACAATCTTGAGATACACGTAAGGAGTGAAAAAGGGAAAGGGACGGCGTTCACAGTCATATTTGAGGAGGAGTAACCTTCGGCGTTTCCGCCGCGGGGATTTGACGTGTAGTAGTCTATGCAGTTATTCAATTATCAATTGCCTATCAGATAAAAATAATTTAACTTTCCGTTAAAAGTTCTGATGATGGGACTATTTTCATCTTGCAAATAATCCATTATTCCGTCTCTGGAAGAATTTTACAGGAGGTTGTAATGAAAACTTTTGTTTTAGGCCTGCTTTTAATTTTTCATTTTACATTAATTTAT
This window contains:
- a CDS encoding Nramp family divalent metal transporter, yielding MEKVEVPKISTIEKVEVRKRGWWRRLLAFVGPAYLVSVGYMDPGNWATDLEGGARFGYALIWVLLMSNLMAVLLQTLSARLGIVTGYDLAQGCRREYPKPVGYVLWFLAEIAIAATDLAEVIGTVLGLNMLFGIPLLWGCAVTAFDTFLLLAIQRLGVRKMEAFIVMLISTIALCFLLELFFTSPDWGGVVTGFVPRLPDGALYVAIGIIGATVMPHNLYLHSSLVQSRAIPQTYTGKAEACKFNLLDSAVALNAAFFVNAAILVLSAATFFSRGIEVTEIQQAHNLLQPILGTALAPALFAIALLAAGQSSTLTGTISGQIVMEGFLNFKMRPWLRRVLTRGIALLPAVIVIAISGSQGVYQLLIFSQVVLSLQLPFAVIPLIHFTSDTGKMGSFTNKLWVKVAAWIVAGAIVVLNMKLVIDAMGEFSKDLALPYYVLVLAGAVFLAAVLLYILFAPIFGKRRVWESGIVTRGQTVAQGLTHRPIRHIGAALENGPGDNDVISMALSLARPDHSIITLIHVIESPGTYVYGDESDSRHSRQDEAYMEELVREIERPDLPVEICLRVGNPVQVLITAARELKLDMLVMGSHGHTGLSDIIFGQTITGVRHALEIPVLTVRVTDTRVETPMVEENKSPTSEVRRPTE
- a CDS encoding PAS domain S-box protein; protein product: MLFDRYQKYLNNKNVAFKVALVYAFLGGLWILTSDWILGKFVSNLEESVTISIYKGIMFILLTSLLIFGLISFYMKRINSYVESKIMAEKEVQRKNVQLKVLNHASRDINSVLEVSEIMRKLVFYAFDLTGATGGGTGFIQNGMMTFTEYNDKGNIFPVNFTFAEGYGVPGHVMATHQAYLTNDAANDPYVIPEIQKELKFTSLLDVPILDKDGRLAGCFEIHNKPEGFNDEDKKLLESLSTIAAIALENAGILAEYRKVQSALQESEERFRVALNRAPFPMAIHSSDGKIIHLNEAWTKISGYAHEEIPTISDWAEKAYGSSNKDAMVQVISSYYTKKVSIKDIDYVINTKYGTSRIWSFDRADLGNLPDGKSLVLTVAADLTDIRNAEYKLRQQQEEQLEIFNSVPALIFFKNLKNEFIWVNDTADKWFTCPKEDLVNRPLSEVFPGEGEGYYDSDKIVIETQRPVRDVVEQMTTREGQRWIKVDKIPFKDEQGNIKGIVGIASDITNLKEAEEELIKAKEKAQEADRLKSEFLAQISHEIRTPINVILSYVSLLKEEMQESISELTEYSFNAIDNSGRRLIRTIDLILNMSDVQAGRYECLYEELDLEKDVLKHILHEFSSAADSRGLRIRLNRGNSIPKVKADSYTVGQIFINLIDNAIKYTPKGEIAVSLWENSGLVYVEISDTGIGMSEEFMDKLFEPFVQEDTGYTRRFEGNGLGLALVKKYCELNNLEIHVRSEKGKGTAFTVIFEEE